CGGCGGGGAGAGCCGGCGCATGGGGCGGGACAAGGCGCTGCTGCCGACGGCCAGAGGGCCCCTCCTGCTCCACGTGGCCCGCACCCTCGCCACCACGTGCGCCGAGGTGCTGGTGGTCGACCGGCCCCCGGGGCGCTACCGTCACCTGGGCTTGCCCGTGGTGCTCGACCGTCTCCCCGGCCGCGGACCCCTGGCGGGGCTCCATGCGGGGCTGGAGGCCATGCGCCATGCCTACGGCCTGGTGGTCGCGTGCGACATGCCCGGTCTGACGCCGGCGGTGGCCCGCTTCCTGGTCCAGCGGGCGCTGGAGGCGGAGCGGCGGGGCACCCCGGTGGACGCCGTGGTCCCCCTGCGCCGGGGCCGGCCGGAGCCCCTGCTGGCCGTCTACGCCCGCCGCCTGGCGCCCGTGGCGGAGGCGCTGCTGGAGCAGGGTCGTCCCCCGCTCAGGGCCCTGCTGGCGGCTCCGGGGGTGCGCGTGGCGTGGGTGGACGAAGCCGAGCTGCGCACCATCGACCCCGATCTCCGCTGCCTGGTCAACCTCAACACGCCCGCCGACTGGGCGGCCTGGCGCCGCGGCCAGCTCCCCCCGGACTCCCCCGGGCCCGCGGGTCTCCCCGGAGGGTAGCGGGGACGGGCCGAGCCCGCCCCGTTCGCCGCAGGCGGCGCCGAGCGCCCCCTTGACCTCCCCGTCCGGCGGCAGATCCCCTCGGACCGCCCACGCACAGCCCCCGCGCCCCCCTCGACCGCACCGCGCTGTCGCGCATCCCCGCCGACCGCCCGAGCACAGCCCCCGTGCCCCCCTCGACCGCACCGCGCTGTGGCGCGTCCCCGCCGACCGCCCGAGCCGCAGCCCGCGCGCCCCCTCGACCGCCTCTCCCGGCGACGTGTCCCCGTCGACCTCCCGTCCCGCGAGGCGGTGGACGCCTGCTGTCACGCCGGGAGGTTCGACCGCTTGGCGCGCGGAACATTCCCCGACGGGGGATACGCCGCCCGCCGCGCGAACCCGCGCGGCGGGGGCGGCTGCGTCACGGGAGGGATCGCCATGATCTGGGACCGGGATGTGGAGACGGCGTCCCGGGACACCTTGCGGCGCCTGCAGCTGGAGCGCCTGCGCGCCACCGTGGAGCGGGCGTACCACCGGATCCCCCTCTTCCGCCGGCGCATGGCGGAGCGGGGCCTCGCGCCCGACGACCTCCGCCACCTGGAGGACCTGGCCCGGCTCCCCTTCATGACCAAGCAGGACCTGCGGGACCACTATCCCTTCGGCCTGTTCGCCGAGCCCCTCCAGCGCGTGGTCCGCATCCACGCCTCCTCGGGGACCCGCGGCAAGCCGACGGTGGTCGGCTACACCCGCCACGACCTGGAGGTGTGGGCGGAGTGCGTGGCCCGCTGCTTCTGCATGGCGGGCGGCGAGCCGGGCCACGTCCTGCACAACGCCTACGGCTACGGGCTCTTCACCGGCGGGCTCGGCCTGCACGCCGGCGCCGAGCGGGTCGGGGCCACCGTGGTGCCGGCCTCCGGCGGCCACACGGCCCGGCAGATCCTGCTGATCCAGGACCTGCGCCCCGACGGCATCGCCTGTACCCCCTCCTACCTCCTGAACCTGGCTGATGCCATGGACGAACACGGCATCGACCCGCGGTCCACCAGCCTGCGCTACGGGATCCTCGGGGCGGAGCCGTGGTCCGAGTCGATGCGGCAGCAGCTGGAGGCGCGCCTGGGCATCGACGCGGTGGACATCTACGGGCTCAGCGAGGTGATCGGGCCGGGCGTCGCCAACGAGTGCCGCGAGGCCAAGGACGGGCTGCACATCAACGAGGACCACTTCCTTCCCGAGGTGGTGGATCCCCAGACCGGCGAGCCGCTGCCGCCCGGCCAGTACGGCGAACTGGTGTTCACCTCCCTCACCAAGGAGGCCTTCCCCGTGATCCGCTACCGCACCGGCGACATCGCCGCCCTGTACCCCGAACCCTGCCGGTGCGGCCGCACCCTGGTGCGCATGAGCCGCATCAAGGGGCGGGTCGACGACATGCTGGTGGTGCGGGGCGTCAACGTCTTCCCCTCGGAGGTGGAGTACCAGCTGCTCAAGATCCCCGAGCTGGCGCCCCACTACCAGCTGGTGGTGGACCGCGGCCGGGCGCTGGACCGGATCGAGGTGTGGGTGGAGCCGGCGCCCGCGGTGACCGGCGCGTGGGGCGGGTTCGACCCCGGGGCCGAGGTCGCCCGCCGGCTGGAGGCACGAGTGGCCGACGTGCTCGGCGGGGCCCTGGGCCTCCAGGTGGACGTGCGGCTGGTGGCGCCCGGCTCCATTCCCCGCAGCGAGGGGAAGGCCGTGCGGGTGGTCGACCGCCGCCAGGTGAGCCCGTGACCGCGGATCCCCGTCGTGGGCCCCGCGGTTCGGCACCCGGGCCGCCGCCGGAGCCGCCACCGGGGCCGGCCCGCGCGGGGGGTCAGGCGCCCCCCGACGCGCCGGGACCCCACCGGCCCCGCCCGGTCGGCGCGGGGACGGGGGCGCCGGGCCCGGCGGCGACGCGGGAGCCCGCGGTCCCCGCGGCCGTGCGGGAGCGGATCGCGGCCGACCCCTTCTGCCGGCTGCTGGGCATCCACCTCGAGGCCCTGGCGCCCGGCTATGCCCGGCTGTCCATGACGGTTCGTCCGGACATGGCGAACTTCCACGGCGTGGGGCACGGCGGGGCGGTCTTCGCGCTGGCCGATGCGGCCCACGCCGCCGCCTCCAACAGCCACGGCGTGCCGGCCGTGGCCCTCCACGTGGGCCTGCACTACGTGGCGCCCGC
The sequence above is drawn from the Thermaerobacter sp. FW80 genome and encodes:
- a CDS encoding molybdenum cofactor guanylyltransferase, which gives rise to MGGAAVPASRAKPPATRPEPQPDAEGDAPQPARALPVTGLVLAGGESRRMGRDKALLPTARGPLLLHVARTLATTCAEVLVVDRPPGRYRHLGLPVVLDRLPGRGPLAGLHAGLEAMRHAYGLVVACDMPGLTPAVARFLVQRALEAERRGTPVDAVVPLRRGRPEPLLAVYARRLAPVAEALLEQGRPPLRALLAAPGVRVAWVDEAELRTIDPDLRCLVNLNTPADWAAWRRGQLPPDSPGPAGLPGG
- a CDS encoding phenylacetate--CoA ligase family protein, with translation MIWDRDVETASRDTLRRLQLERLRATVERAYHRIPLFRRRMAERGLAPDDLRHLEDLARLPFMTKQDLRDHYPFGLFAEPLQRVVRIHASSGTRGKPTVVGYTRHDLEVWAECVARCFCMAGGEPGHVLHNAYGYGLFTGGLGLHAGAERVGATVVPASGGHTARQILLIQDLRPDGIACTPSYLLNLADAMDEHGIDPRSTSLRYGILGAEPWSESMRQQLEARLGIDAVDIYGLSEVIGPGVANECREAKDGLHINEDHFLPEVVDPQTGEPLPPGQYGELVFTSLTKEAFPVIRYRTGDIAALYPEPCRCGRTLVRMSRIKGRVDDMLVVRGVNVFPSEVEYQLLKIPELAPHYQLVVDRGRALDRIEVWVEPAPAVTGAWGGFDPGAEVARRLEARVADVLGGALGLQVDVRLVAPGSIPRSEGKAVRVVDRRQVSP